In one Streptomyces sp. T12 genomic region, the following are encoded:
- a CDS encoding aldo/keto reductase — translation MQYVKLGSTGLDVSRICLGCMTYGLPDRGVHEWTLDEEASRPLIRQALDAGINFFDTANVYSDGTSEEIVGKALRDFARRDEIVLATKVNGRMRPGPNGAGLSRKAIMSEIDHSLARLGTDYVDLYQIHRFDPQTPVEETMEALHDLVKAGKVRYIGASSMYAWQFSKMQYTAERHGWTKFVSMQNYYNLLYREEEREMLPLCADQGVGVLPWSPLARGRLTRDWGTVTERSAGDNFGSRLYVDSDRVVVEAVTRVADERGVPRAQIALAWLLHQDTVAAPIIGAAKPHHIEDAAAAVELELSEKELEELQQPYAPHPIIGH, via the coding sequence ATGCAGTACGTGAAGCTCGGTTCGACGGGCCTGGACGTGTCGCGGATCTGTCTGGGCTGCATGACCTACGGGCTCCCCGACCGCGGCGTGCACGAGTGGACCCTCGACGAGGAGGCGTCGCGGCCGTTGATCCGGCAGGCGCTGGACGCCGGGATCAACTTCTTCGACACCGCCAACGTCTACTCCGACGGCACCAGCGAGGAGATCGTCGGCAAGGCGCTGCGCGACTTCGCCCGCCGGGACGAGATCGTGCTCGCGACGAAGGTGAACGGCCGGATGCGGCCCGGCCCCAACGGCGCCGGCCTCTCCCGCAAGGCCATCATGTCCGAGATCGACCACAGCCTCGCCCGCCTCGGCACCGACTACGTCGACCTGTACCAGATCCACCGCTTCGACCCGCAGACCCCGGTCGAGGAGACGATGGAGGCGCTGCACGACCTGGTGAAGGCGGGCAAGGTGCGCTACATCGGGGCGAGTTCGATGTACGCCTGGCAGTTCTCCAAGATGCAGTACACGGCCGAGCGGCACGGCTGGACGAAGTTCGTCTCGATGCAGAACTACTACAACCTCCTCTACCGCGAGGAGGAGCGCGAGATGCTGCCGCTCTGCGCGGACCAGGGCGTCGGCGTGCTGCCCTGGAGCCCGCTGGCCCGCGGCCGGCTCACCCGGGACTGGGGCACGGTCACCGAGCGCAGTGCGGGCGACAACTTCGGCAGCCGTCTGTACGTCGACAGCGACCGGGTCGTCGTCGAGGCCGTCACCCGCGTCGCCGACGAACGCGGCGTCCCGCGCGCCCAGATCGCCCTCGCCTGGCTGCTGCACCAGGACACGGTGGCGGCCCCGATCATCGGCGCCGCCAAGCCGCACCACATCGAGGACGCGGCCGCCGCGGTCGAACTGGAGCTCAGCGAGAAGGAGTTGGAGGAGCTCCAGCAGCCGTACGCTCCGCATCCGATCATCGGTCACTGA
- a CDS encoding sigma-70 family RNA polymerase sigma factor, protein MDGADELARRFEAQRGQLRAVAYRMVGSLDEAEDAVQETWLRLSRAGDDGIDHLAAWLTTVVSRICLDMLRSRAAQREDPYGDQAPESGGGAVPEDEAVLVDSVGLALLVVLDRLGPAERVAFVLHDLFGVPFDQVARVVERSVPAAKKLASRARHKVRGTPAVPGAELDRHRQVVEAFLAAARGGDLGALLGLLAPEVVRRADLAALPPGVAAELRGARAVAEGTVLLRERARFAVPALVGGDVGLVVAPRGRLRYVVAATVRGGRISSYEVIADPARLRALDLAVLDAPGVNSPFPTR, encoded by the coding sequence ATGGACGGCGCGGACGAACTGGCACGGCGGTTCGAGGCCCAGCGGGGTCAGCTGCGGGCAGTCGCGTACCGGATGGTGGGTTCGCTCGACGAGGCCGAGGACGCCGTCCAGGAGACGTGGCTGCGGCTCAGCCGTGCGGGTGACGACGGCATCGACCATCTGGCGGCCTGGCTGACGACGGTCGTCTCCCGCATCTGCCTGGACATGCTGCGCTCCCGTGCCGCGCAGCGCGAGGATCCGTACGGGGACCAGGCACCGGAGTCCGGCGGCGGGGCCGTTCCCGAGGACGAGGCCGTGCTGGTCGACTCGGTGGGTCTCGCCCTGCTCGTGGTCCTCGACCGGCTCGGCCCGGCCGAGCGGGTCGCCTTCGTGCTGCACGACCTGTTCGGGGTGCCTTTCGACCAGGTGGCCCGCGTCGTCGAGCGGTCCGTGCCGGCGGCGAAGAAGCTCGCCAGCCGGGCCCGGCACAAGGTGCGCGGCACGCCCGCGGTCCCGGGGGCCGAGCTCGACCGGCACCGACAGGTCGTCGAGGCGTTCCTCGCCGCCGCGCGGGGCGGTGACCTGGGCGCACTGCTCGGCCTGCTGGCCCCCGAGGTCGTCCGCCGGGCCGACCTCGCGGCCCTGCCGCCGGGCGTGGCGGCGGAGCTGCGGGGTGCCCGGGCGGTCGCGGAGGGCACGGTGCTCCTGCGCGAGCGGGCGCGCTTCGCGGTGCCGGCGCTCGTGGGCGGTGACGTGGGACTGGTCGTCGCCCCGCGCGGACGGCTGCGGTACGTCGTCGCGGCCACCGTGCGGGGCGGGCGGATCAGCTCCTACGAGGTGATCGCCGACCCCGCCCGGCTGCGCGCGCTCGACTTGGCCGTGCTCGACGCGCCCGGCGTCAACTCCCCGTTTCCGACACGGTGA
- a CDS encoding nuclear transport factor 2 family protein, with the protein MTDRPPLPPFTRESAARKVQAAEDAWNTRDPHKVALAYSADSVWRNRDTFVTGRAEIVEFLTAKWAREHEYALRKDLWAFDSNRIAVRFQYECRDAEGQCWRSYGNELWEFDEHGLMTRREASINDVPIEEKERRIHGLRPEAERGLSFPLE; encoded by the coding sequence ATGACCGACCGCCCGCCCCTGCCGCCGTTCACCCGCGAGAGCGCCGCGAGGAAGGTGCAGGCCGCCGAGGACGCCTGGAACACCCGCGACCCGCACAAGGTGGCGCTCGCCTACTCGGCGGACTCGGTGTGGCGCAACCGCGACACCTTCGTCACCGGCCGCGCCGAGATCGTCGAGTTCCTCACCGCCAAGTGGGCCCGGGAGCACGAGTACGCGCTGCGCAAGGACCTGTGGGCCTTCGACAGCAACCGCATCGCGGTCCGCTTCCAGTACGAGTGCCGGGACGCCGAAGGGCAGTGCTGGCGGTCGTACGGCAACGAGCTGTGGGAGTTCGACGAGCACGGGCTGATGACCCGGCGCGAGGCGAGCATCAACGACGTACCCATCGAGGAGAAGGAACGCCGGATCCACGGCCTGCGCCCCGAGGCCGAACGAGGGCTGTCCTTCCCGCTTGAGTAG
- a CDS encoding flavoprotein has translation MTEQDERAPFLYVVVCAAGIATDVGKLITAAQERRWQVGVIATPLAMNGFFDTAAVEAQTGRPIRSAWRRPGDSRPFPEPDAVVVAPATFNTINKWAAGIADTLALGTLCEAHGLGVPIAALPCVADALAAHPAYQDSLIRLRGMGVRLGEPYAGEVGEDGGRPEFGWERALDLLDP, from the coding sequence GTGACCGAACAGGACGAGCGAGCGCCCTTTCTCTACGTCGTCGTATGCGCCGCCGGCATCGCCACGGACGTCGGCAAGCTGATCACCGCCGCGCAGGAGCGCCGGTGGCAGGTCGGGGTCATCGCGACGCCGCTCGCCATGAACGGTTTCTTCGACACCGCCGCCGTCGAGGCGCAGACCGGCCGCCCGATCCGCTCCGCCTGGCGTCGCCCCGGTGACTCACGGCCCTTCCCGGAGCCCGACGCGGTCGTCGTCGCCCCGGCCACCTTCAACACGATCAACAAGTGGGCCGCCGGCATCGCCGACACCCTCGCCCTGGGCACCCTGTGCGAGGCGCACGGCCTCGGCGTGCCCATCGCCGCCCTGCCCTGCGTGGCCGACGCGCTGGCCGCCCATCCCGCGTACCAGGACAGCCTGATACGGCTGCGGGGGATGGGCGTGCGCCTCGGGGAGCCGTACGCCGGTGAGGTGGGGGAGGACGGCGGGCGGCCGGAGTTCGGGTGGGAGCGGGCGCTGGACCTGCTGGACCCGTGA
- a CDS encoding ferredoxin gives MQIDIDHDLCVGAGQCALAAPSVFTQDDDGFSALLPGREDGGGDPMVREAARACPVSAITVSETGS, from the coding sequence ATGCAGATCGACATCGACCACGACCTCTGCGTCGGCGCCGGCCAGTGCGCCCTCGCCGCCCCGTCCGTCTTCACCCAGGACGACGACGGCTTCAGCGCCCTGCTCCCCGGACGGGAGGACGGCGGCGGCGACCCGATGGTGCGGGAGGCCGCCCGGGCCTGCCCGGTCAGCGCCATCACCGTGTCGGAAACGGGGAGTTGA
- a CDS encoding FMN-dependent NADH-azoreductase, protein MTLLHIDSSADLAADSVTRQLTDLYVRTWRAVHPDGTHRHRDLSADPVPPLTPAYTTLGRRVEREGFVPPDKVPALIENAAEEREWQLTLPLLTELRSADTVLLGVPMYNFSVPASLKAWIDRVTFPGAFSDPDSGESLLHHTRVVVVMARGGGYGPGAPLEHCDFQTPYLRAYFGRLGVAPDNLHLVAAELTRIDVLPQLAGLEHLADVSLGRACAVVTELAAA, encoded by the coding sequence ATGACTCTGCTGCACATCGACTCCAGCGCCGACCTGGCCGCCGACTCCGTGACCAGGCAGCTGACCGACCTCTACGTGAGGACATGGCGCGCCGTACACCCCGACGGCACCCACCGCCACCGCGACCTGTCGGCCGACCCGGTGCCCCCGCTGACCCCGGCGTACACCACCCTCGGCCGCCGGGTGGAACGCGAGGGCTTCGTCCCGCCGGACAAGGTGCCGGCGCTGATCGAGAACGCCGCAGAGGAGAGGGAGTGGCAACTCACCCTGCCCCTGCTCACCGAACTGCGGTCCGCGGACACGGTGTTGCTCGGCGTCCCGATGTACAACTTCTCCGTGCCCGCGTCCCTGAAGGCCTGGATCGACCGGGTGACCTTCCCCGGCGCGTTCTCGGACCCGGACAGCGGCGAGAGCCTGCTGCACCACACCCGGGTCGTCGTGGTCATGGCCCGCGGCGGCGGATACGGCCCCGGCGCCCCGCTGGAGCACTGCGACTTCCAGACGCCTTATCTCCGGGCCTACTTCGGCCGACTCGGCGTGGCGCCGGACAACCTCCACCTCGTCGCCGCCGAGCTGACCCGGATCGACGTCCTGCCCCAACTGGCCGGTCTGGAGCACCTCGCGGACGTCTCCCTCGGCCGGGCCTGCGCGGTCGTCACGGAACTCGCCGCGGCCTGA
- a CDS encoding cytochrome P450, which produces MTDMTESHTVAFPQNRTCPYHPPTAYDPLREARPLARITLYDGRPVWLVTGHALARTLLADPRLSSDRTRPGFPAPNARFAAVRNRKTALLGVDDPEHRVQRRMMVPSFTLRRAAELRPEIQRIVDERLDAMIAQGAPAELVSAFALPVPSMVICALLGVPYADHDFFEEQSRRLLRGPTADDTMDARDRLEAYFAELIDRKQKQPEPGDGVLDELVHQQLRAGELDHEELIALATILLVAGHETTANMISLGTFTLLQHPGRLAELRAAPALLPDAVEELMRMLSIADGMLRVAVEDIETDGGTIRAGDGVVFSTSVINRDEAVYPDPDSLDWHRPTRHHVAFGFGIHQCLGQNLARAEMEIALRTLFDRLPNLRLAVPAEEIPFKPGDTIQGMLELPVTW; this is translated from the coding sequence ATGACGGACATGACGGAATCGCACACCGTCGCCTTCCCTCAGAACCGCACCTGTCCGTACCACCCACCCACCGCCTACGACCCCCTGCGCGAAGCCCGCCCGCTGGCCCGCATCACCCTCTACGACGGCCGCCCCGTCTGGCTGGTCACCGGACATGCCCTCGCCCGCACCCTGCTGGCCGACCCGCGGCTGTCCTCCGACCGCACCCGGCCGGGCTTCCCCGCGCCCAACGCCCGGTTCGCGGCGGTCCGCAACCGGAAGACCGCGCTGCTGGGCGTCGACGACCCCGAACACCGGGTCCAGCGGCGGATGATGGTTCCCAGCTTCACGCTCAGGCGTGCCGCCGAGCTGCGCCCGGAGATCCAGCGGATCGTGGACGAACGGCTCGACGCGATGATCGCCCAGGGAGCGCCCGCCGAGCTGGTGAGCGCCTTCGCGCTGCCCGTCCCCTCGATGGTCATCTGCGCCCTGCTGGGCGTCCCCTATGCCGACCACGACTTCTTCGAGGAACAGTCCCGGCGCCTGCTGCGCGGGCCCACGGCCGACGACACCATGGACGCCCGCGACCGACTGGAGGCGTACTTCGCCGAGTTGATCGACCGGAAACAGAAACAGCCGGAGCCCGGCGACGGCGTCCTGGACGAACTCGTCCACCAGCAGCTGCGCGCCGGCGAGCTGGACCACGAGGAGCTCATCGCCCTCGCCACCATCCTGCTGGTCGCCGGCCACGAGACGACCGCCAACATGATCTCCCTCGGCACCTTCACTCTCCTCCAGCACCCCGGCCGCCTCGCCGAGTTGCGCGCCGCCCCGGCGCTGCTGCCCGACGCGGTCGAGGAACTCATGCGGATGCTGTCGATCGCCGACGGCATGCTGCGCGTCGCCGTCGAGGACATCGAGACCGACGGCGGGACGATCCGGGCGGGCGACGGCGTGGTCTTCTCGACCTCGGTCATCAATCGCGACGAGGCCGTCTACCCCGACCCCGACAGCCTGGACTGGCACCGCCCCACCCGCCATCACGTCGCCTTCGGCTTCGGCATTCACCAGTGCCTCGGCCAGAACCTGGCCCGCGCCGAGATGGAGATCGCCCTGCGCACCCTCTTCGACCGGCTGCCGAACCTGCGCCTGGCCGTCCCTGCGGAGGAAATCCCCTTCAAACCCGGCGACACGATCCAGGGGATGCTGGAACTCCCCGTGACCTGGTAA
- a CDS encoding TetR/AcrR family transcriptional regulator has translation MDSATAREQALDAAEKLFYGRGIQSVGMDDIRGASGVSLKRLYQLFPAKEQLVEAYLERRDVRWRGQLAASVERQADPELRILAVFDWLEEWFGEPDFRGCAWINSYGELGARSERVADQVRAHKRAFRDYLASLVAGAGLPDALTGPLFLLAEGAMVTAGITGSTRPAAEAREAARSLLAAR, from the coding sequence ATGGACAGCGCAACCGCCCGGGAGCAGGCACTGGACGCCGCGGAGAAGCTGTTCTACGGGCGCGGCATCCAGTCCGTCGGCATGGACGACATCCGGGGCGCGTCCGGGGTCTCGCTGAAGCGGCTCTATCAGCTCTTCCCGGCGAAGGAGCAGCTGGTGGAGGCGTATCTGGAGCGGCGCGACGTGCGCTGGCGCGGACAACTCGCCGCCTCCGTGGAGCGACAGGCGGACCCCGAGCTGCGGATCCTCGCCGTCTTCGACTGGCTGGAGGAGTGGTTCGGCGAGCCGGACTTCCGCGGGTGCGCGTGGATCAACTCGTACGGCGAGCTGGGCGCCCGCTCCGAGCGGGTGGCGGACCAGGTCCGGGCGCACAAGCGGGCGTTCCGCGACTACCTCGCCTCGCTGGTGGCGGGGGCGGGGCTGCCCGACGCGCTGACCGGGCCGCTGTTTCTGCTGGCCGAGGGCGCCATGGTCACGGCGGGCATCACCGGCAGTACGCGGCCGGCGGCCGAGGCGCGGGAGGCGGCGCGGTCACTGCTGGCGGCGCGCTGA